Sequence from the Gracilinanus agilis isolate LMUSP501 chromosome 6, AgileGrace, whole genome shotgun sequence genome:
NNNNNNNNNNNNNNNNNNNNNNNNNNNNNNNNNNNNNNNNNNNNNNNNNNNNNNNNNNNNNNNNNNNNNNNNNNNNNNNNNNNNNNNNNNNNNNNNNNNNNNNNNNNNNNNNNNNNNNNNNNNNNNNNNNNNNNNNNNNNNNNNNNNNNNNNNNNNNNNNNNNNNNNNNNNNNNNNNNNNNNNNNNNNNNNNNNNNNNNNNNNNNNNNNNNNNNNNNNNNNNNNNNNNNNNNNNNNNNNNNNNNNNNNNNNNNNNNNNNNNNNNNNNNNNNNNNNNNNNNNNNNNNNNNNNNNNNNNNNNNNNNNNNNNNNNNNNNNNNNNNNNNNNNNNNNNNNNNNNNNNNNNNNNNNNNNNNNNNNNNNNNNNNNNNNNNNNNNNNNNNNNNNNNNNNNNNNNNNNNNNNNNNNNNNNNNNNNNNNNNNNNNNNNNNNNNNNNNNNNNNNNNNNNNNNNNNNNNNNNNNNNNNNNNNNNNNNNNNNNNNNNNNNNNNNNNNNNNNNNNNNNNNNNNNNNNNNNNNNNNNNNNNNNNNNNNNNNNNNNNNNNNNNNNNNNNNNNNNNNNNNNNNNNNNNNNNNNNNNNNNNNNNNNNNNNNNNNNNNNNNNNNNNNNNNNNNNNNNNNNNNNNNNNNNNNNNNNNNNNNNNNNNNNNNNNNNNNNNNNNNNNNNNNNNNNNNNNNNNNNNNNNNNNNNNNNNNNNNNNNNNNNNNNNNNNNNNNNNNNNNNNNNNNNNNNNNNNNNNNNNNNNNNNNNNNNNNNNNNNNNNNNNNNNNNNNNNNNNNNNNNNNNNNNNNNNNNNNNNNNNNNNNNNNNNNNNNNNNNNNNNNNNNNNNNNNNNNNNNNNNNNNNNNNNNNNNNNNNNNNNNNNNNNNNNNNNNNNNNNNNNNNNNNNNNNNNNNNNNNNNNNNNNNNNNNNNNNNNNNNNNNNNNNNNNNNNNNNNNNNNNNNNNNNNNNNNNNNNNNNNNNNNNNNNNNNNNNNNNNNNNNNNNNNNNNNNNNNNNNNNNNNNNNNNNNNNNNNNNNNNNNNNNNNNNNNNNNNNNNNNNNNNNNNNNNNNNNNNNNNNNNNNNNNNNNNNNNNNNNNNNNNNNNNNNNNNNNNNNNNNNNNNNNNNNNNNNNNNNNNNNNNNNNNNNNNNNNNNNNNNNNNNNNNNNNNNNNNNNNNNNNNNNNNNNNNNNNNNNNNNNNNNNNNNNNNNNNNNNNNNNNNNNNNNNNNNNNNNNNNNNNNNNNNNNNNNNNNNNNNNNNNNNNNNNNNNNNNNNNNNNNNNNNNNNNNNNNNNNNNNNNNNNNNNNNNNNNNNNNNNNNNNNNNNNNNNNNNNNNNNNNNNNNNNNNNNNNNNNNNNNNNNNNNNNNNNNNNNNNNNNNNNNNNNNNNNNNNNNNNNNNNNNNNNNNNNNNNNNNNNNNNNNNNNNNNNNNNNNNNNNNNNNNNNNNNNNNNNNNNNNNNNNNNNNNNNNNNNNNNNNNNNNNNNNNNNNNNNNNNNNNNNNNNNNNNNNNNNNNNNNNNNNNNNNNNNNNNNNNNNNNNNNNNNNNNNNNNNNNNNNNNNNNNNNNNNNNNNNNNNNNNNNNNNNNNNNNNNNNNNNNNNNNNNNNNNNNNNNNNNNNNNNNNNNNNNNNNNNNNNNNNNNNNNNNNNNNNNNNNNNNNNNNNNNNNNNNNNNNNNNNNNNNNNNNNNNNNNNNNNNNNNNNNNNNNNNNNNNNNNNNNNNNNNNNNNNNNNNNNNNNNNNNNNNNNNNNNNNNNNNNNNNNNNNNNNNNNNNNNNNNNNNNNNNNNNNNNNNNNNNNNNNNNNNNNNNNNNNNNNNNNNNNNNNNNNNNNNNNNNNNNNNNNNNNNNNNNNNNNNNNNNNNNNNNNNNNNNNNNNNNNNNNNNNNNNNNNNNNNNNNNNNNNNNNNNNNNNNNNNNNNNNNNNNNNNNNNNNNNNNNNNNNNNNNNNNNNNNNNNNNNNNNNNNNNNNNNNNNNNNNNNNNNNNNNNNNNNNNNNNNNNNNNNNNNNTGGCTCCAGAGAGAGACCCTTTCTGGCCTTGAGTCTCTATAGGAGGCAGAAGTTAACATCTAAAACTAACCCCCAGATGGCTTCTTTTTACAGTTTTTCTCTTATGAGATAATTTTGAGAATGAATTATGAACTAGGCTCCGTCCCCGTCCCGTccccgtcccccccccccccccccgtcatCTTTTTAGAATCTTGATTTCTGGTTCTAACCCTTCCCTTGAATGATCCATTCCAAACAGTATTTTAAAACTTCTCTTACTTTGGGGTTGGGGCTAATAATTAGCACAAAATACATTCAAATGTTtttcatcctattttttttttcagtgaacaaaacatattttctcttccattgGACTCGGGGTGGGGGGAAGCTCTTGTTAACAAACCtagttaagcaaaaaaaaaattcccctgtTGGCCACAGCCAAGAAACTGCCAGCCTCCTCTGCCCCCTGGCTTTTGGGAGCCTGCTTCAGAGTTGCTTCTCGAGAGCTGACGTTGCTCAGAAGAGTTCTTGAGGCTTTCAGAGGTGTTTGTCTTTGCACTGTTGAATGAAGTCTTCTGGAGAGCTCTGAAACCTTCCCCATAAGATACACGCTAAAGCGTCCCAGCCCATAGACTAGGAGCTGTTTTGTTGAGTCAAAGTAGAAAACAAATGCAAACTGTAACTAAAAGCAATCTTAGCTACAGAATGCGGGATTCAGAGACTAGTCTTGGCTAAAAAGCCACCCCTTAAATAACTCAAGAAACAAGCTTGATCTGGCTCCAGCCCACCTTTCTAGATTGGGTGAGCCGGAGGCTGCAAGGCATTTGATAAAGTTCCTCTGAACTTAGGGCCACGTGGCAGATGTCTAGCTGATCGGAGGGACTCTAAGGAGCAGATGCACCTTTTTGCAGGCTGCGTTCAAAAAGCTGTTAAGGGTTAGTGCCAGCCTAGATGGCAGTTTTCAGTGAGTTGTCCCAGGGATTTGTGCTTTGCAACATTTTTCTCAATGACATGAATAAAGGTGATGCCAAGCTGGGAGGAGTGGCTAACCCACTGGTCCAAAAAGATCCCAGCAGGCTAGAGTATTGGGCTAAAtggaataaaacaaaatggaatggTAGGAAATGGAAAGTCTTTATATTTCagtttttggaaaaaaacaacttcttaaaatATGAGGTGGGAGAGAGGGCCAGCCATAGCTAGATAGAAGTTTGTCTGAAAAAGCCCTGGGGCGGAAATGGCCAATATTGCCCACACCCTTGTGTTCTGCTTTAAGAATCCCATCTGCATTTAGGGAGCTGGTTGCCCTGCTGCCTCTGGTGCGTGCATGCCATGTGTGGAATCTCAAAAGGCAGTTTTGGGCCCCCACCCTTTGGGcaagataatgaagagtgagttagagggggcagctgggtagctcagtggatggagagccaggcctagagacgggaggttctgggttcaaatccggcctcagacacttcccagctgtgtgaccctgggcaagtcacttgacccccattgcctacccttaccacccttccacctataagtcaaaacacagaagttaagggtataaagaaaaaaaagagtgagtTAGAGAAGCCTCCAGAGGAAGGCACCCAGTATTGGGAAAGGCCCTGAAGTCCTACCATGAAACATTAATCTAAGCATGTTTTTCCTGGAGAAAAAAACGATTTGAGGGGACTCACCTGGATGGTAGCTATCTGggagagggattagacttgtgtTCTTTGGCCTCAGAGAACCAGCCATGAGGTCAGAGTGGTGGAAAGGCAAAACCATCCCCTTGTAGGAAGTCTGAAAGCAAAAACTTGCTGCCTTCCTGTTGGGTGTGTTGTGATGAAACTCTTTCCGGGGTATGAGTTAGTGTGTGAGACTTTGAAGCTTCCtcctactgtgtgtgtgtgtgtgtgtgtgtgtgtgtgtgtgtgtgtgtgtgtgtgtgtgtgtgtgcacgcgcgcACATCACCTGGGAAgtgattgttttttatttattattttttaatatttattattttatttatttataaaaccaaTTAACTATTGGTTTTAACTTATAGGTGGATAAAAATCCTTCAGATGGCAGATACCAGGTAAGTCTTTCTTGGCCAAGTGGATTTTCTTGCTAGAATTCTAAACTAGAGCGAATCGGGTAGGATGGCTCAGATGCTGTGTTAGCAAGTGCCCGTGTAGCAAACATTCTGTTTGAGGAAAAACAATAACGCCCAAAAGATAAAACCAAGCCACAGTCCTCCCCAGCCTCTTCACAGTTAGGTTGATGACCTGATTCTTTGAATCACCAGCCTGTCAAGGAGCTTGTGTAGTCCTTTGGATTGTCTTGGGGTTTGTGCTGTGccagaggcagccaggtggcatcACAAGTGACTAGAGAggactgggcttgaaatcaggaagaccagcatttgaatcctgcctttggCATTCAGTAGCTCTGTGATCCTGCCCAAGttactttaaaaacaacaacaacaaaacccctcaccttctgtcttagaatggatactaagtattggttccagggcagaagaagggtaatagctaggcagtggggtgaagtgacttgcccagggtcacacagctaggaagtgtctgaggccagagttgaatcgaggacttcctgtctctaggcctggcctatCCCTAACCCTAaaatgagccacctaactgcccctagacAGGTCGTTCTTTATGAGTCTGTTATCcgatctgtcaaatgggaatgaTACTACCTAGCTCCTGGTTCATTAGGATTGAGTGAGATGGATATGTGAAAAGtactttgcagactttaaaggtGCTTCATAATCTTGTCAGCAAGTCAGAGTAGGGAGCTGTCACCAGCTGccacatttcattttttgtttttcattttgttagtgGAGATGCTCTATTGTTCTTCCAACCCTGAGAGCTTAGTCCATTTGAAGTCCTATTTTGCTATTTTTAGGAAAATTGAAATCCAGTCAGGAGCCTTTCCTTTGCCGTATATCTAACATAGTTTTTGTTGGAACTCACTGTTGGGGGatagttttcttttgtcttcaacACTCCACTAGAAGTATGTAAAATGGTGAAAGCACGGCAGGCGAGGGGCCCGGGGGATGCTTCAGGGGACCCAGGAATGTCTGTTTTATGGAAGCTGCCCGAGGTTGGAAGACTGTTTTAAAAAAGCACGTTGCCATAAACACGAAGTCACAAGCTGTTCCTTATGATACGCCGTGtattatagcttttaaaaattcactctGGTTGGGGTTTTTCTATCATTATGCAgctttcctttaaattttaatttttaaaatatttttttagtaaTTCAGAAGATGTTCCTTCAGATTCCTTTGAAACTGCTAAAGCTGACAAAGGTAAGGTTACACTGAAGGGCTGCTGTTTAGGGGTGTGACAATTGGGGATCAAGAAAGTTTTAAACAGTGAGAGGATTTTATGTGGGCAGTTTTGGAGAATATTGAAAAGTTTTTCTTCACCTGCTTTTATAGAAAATCCCATATAAGAATAGCAGCTAGAATCCTGCAGGAATCGGGAGTGCTGTGGAGAGGGAGGCCTCAGTTTAGTTGCTCACTTTCTCGTCTAGATTCCAAATGAAGGTACCTGGTACCCAGGATTCCTTGTTCCTGCTAAGCGCCAGCTGGGCATTCGGTGTTCTCTGGTTAAGTGGGAGGTTTAATTTATAAAGTGTCTTGTCTTTTgagtgtctctctgtttctgtctctgtctcttgtttcaagcaattttccttgatttctGTGAGGATAAATAATAATGTAAGAAGGCAAGCATGCTGGTGCTCTGAAAGAAGTAGTTGTTGTCCCCTCCCTCTTACCTGTGCCTAAGAATCGTTGGAGGGGATGAGTTACGGTAGTGTTCAAACTGCATCGTCAGAAGAAATCCGTTGGTCCCACACAATGTAGCATTTTCACTCAGCTTGGTTACCTAGTATATTGTGGCCTGTTTTTCTGCCCAGACTTCATAACAGTTAGCGTGTGGGAGATGAAATAGCTACAGTTGAGAACGGAAGGTCTCCGGGTGGCCTCTCCCCCTTGGAGGAGCACTCAAGTTCCAGGCCCTTTTCCTGTCTagtttctgtttctcttctgCCTGAGGGAAGCCATCTAGTTCTTCATCCTTTGGGCTGCAGCGCACTTCTCGCAGAGCATCCTTCATGAAGATACAGGACTACGTTTTTCTAAATAAAGATTTCCCACTTGAGTGCTGCTGGTCTTTCTTGCCCGTTGAGTAGTGGGCACCTTTTCGCCACCCCCTGGAGCTCGTAGCCCGTGACCGTTGGGGCTTGTGGTTGCACGGGGTTTTCAccttctgtcttctctttatAGAAAAACTTACAGACCAGGTGATGCAGAATCCCCAAGTGCTGGCGGCTCTCCAGGAGCGGCTTGAGAATGTGTCCCACACGCCGTCGAGCTACATTGAAACGTGAGTCCTGGGGACCCCCTTGAGAGAGCTCTTAGAGGAGAGGAAACCTCGGTGCTCACTGGGGGGAGGACAGGACTTCTGGGCTTTCTCGTTCGGTCTCCTTTTTGCTTCATCTTGAAATGGAGACACAATCACCAAAGCCAGTTTAGAGCCTAAGCTGTTGGGCTTTGAGTGGCATGTGTGAAAGGTCAAGCTCTGCCTGACCCAACATGGCTGTTGTCAGACTCTCCCGGGCCAGAGGCAGTGGGGATCCTGCTTCTCCTTGAGAGAAACGGCAGTAGCTCTAGTGCCCACCAGGGCTGGGCTGGGGGTGGTAGGAATGGGAAGGCGGGCCTGCTGCACCTTGGACACGTGCTGATGGGATTGTAAGCCTTCGTCCCCTTCTCTTCGTCATCAGTTTACCCAAAGCGGTCAAGAGACGCATTGATGCTTTGAAACAGCTGCAGGTGAAGTGCGCACACATCGAGGCCAAGTTCTATGAGGAAGTGCATGATTTGGAGCGAAAATACGCGGCCCTTTACCAGCCTCTCTTTGATAAGGTGATGCGCTGCTCTGAGAAATACCCCTGGATCCTCAGTACCTTGTTTCCATCTTAAAACCTGGACACTTCCAGGGCAGAGCTCCCAAGCGAGTGCTGTGGGTTCGGGTCTTCCCTCTAATAAGACTTTATTCTGATGCAGAGACGGGATTTTGTCACTGGTGATGTTGAACCTACAGATGCAGAATCAGAATGGCCCAGcgagaatgaggaggaggagaaattgGCTGTAAGTGAGAACTCCTGGAACTTTTGGATGCTGTTTTTCACATTCTttagaatgggggggggggctcatttgtttgttttttccccaaaatgctTCTTCCCACatagaaaaaaatgctttttaggCAAATAAATTTTTAGGCAAAACTTGCTACAAGTGGTCGGCAAGCTGTATAAATTAGCAGTGGCTTATTAATAGGGTCACAGGAATTAGAAGGTAAACAAATGCCTTAAAGCTAAGTCACCAGAACCTGTAGCCGCTGGAAGAAAACCTGTGCCTGGCTACATGTTTGCGAGGTAGTTGGAAAGGTAAGAAACACTGGGTGGCATTGGAGGTTGGTGGTGCCGGTTTGGGGAGACTCGCCAGAGTTGAGAGGAAGAGAGTAATGTGGGTTAGCCCAGTAGGGAGTGCAGACAGGAGCTGCGAAATGATTGGCTACACCGTGCGGAAATTCTCCCCCAATAGATAGCACTTTGCACCGTTCGTAACCTGTTGACAGCTGTTTTCTGACGATGGGTTCCATTCCGGTGCTACAGTAACATCCCAAAGGAAGTCGAGATTGACTGGTGTCTTTCCGTATTCACATTTGGGAGACAACCTGAATTCTGCCCCAGCGGCCTTCACCGGGACTTTGGGGCCAGTCTCAGTGTTGGATCTTGGCAGAAGGGATTTCAGAGCCTCAGGTGGTTGGTGGGGGTTAGAGACCGAGGACTTCGTTTGTTGTTTTATACACCGTGTTTGGCCTCCCAAGaatctccccctccttcccccgTATCTCACCCCAAACAAAGCAATAGAAAACACTGAAATTGTTCAGTAGAATGACTCTCACTTCCAGGGTAAGTACTGAGAAGTGCATCTATTCCAACATAAATGATCCAGAACTAatcattttacatgattgcattcGGTCTGAATTCTGTTACCTTTTAATGCTGGTTCATTTGAACCTTGAAAGAAAGCACAGAAGAGTGATTGTTGGCACGTGCTCGATATCCTAGTTCATGTGAACTCTTGGCTTAGGAATTTACTTTTGGCAAGTTGGGTCTCTTCTCAGCCACCTTAAAAGTGCAGATCTCTATCGAAGAACCTGAAGGACTGcccaaatgaaagaaaagcaaatgtgCCGGGACATTTAGACaagcaaagacagtccctgctatcaaggagcttccagtctaaatagggagagacaacatacagaGGGGAGCGAGTGGTGGTCAGGAAGGGGTCCTGTTTTTCCAGGATTTGCCTACAACTGTCTTTAGAGAGCCTGGGGGCTATCTGTTCCCTTCAATATTGGGTCCTGTTAGGTGCTTTTTTCTCCATGCTTGTATCCAAGGGTTAGTATTTCCCGGTGCTCATATGTTACTTTGTGTTTGCAGAGGGAAATGCTTGCtgtttttaattctaatttgAAACATCTCTCTTGCAGGGAGATCTGAAAAGCAAAGTGGTGATAGCAGAGAAGGAAGCTCCCGCAGAAGAGCCAAATCCCAAAGGGATTCCAGAATTCTGGTTTACGATCTTTAGAAACGTGGATATGCTGAGTGAATTAGTGCAGGTAATGAAAACCTTATGGCCCACCCAACCAGGGGCTGAAAGTAGAGAATAGGGAGTGCGATCCCTCCGTGTAAGTGAGTTATCTCTGGTGTAGGGTGGCAGCTCTTTGGGAGAGGCTCTTTCTTGAGCTCATCTTGGAAGCTGGCTCATTCTTGCTGTGTCCCAGACTCAGTATTCAGGCAGTAAGAGAGTCCCTGGCGTCTAGTGCTCATGATCACCTTCGTAAAGTGCCGTTGGTCATTTGTAGCCCTTATATTGCTGCTTAATAGCCTAATGGGAGGATATCACTGGACTTGGGGCAGTAGCCCTGGCAAAGGGACCTCAGGCTCTCATCTAGCCTATCTCGCCTTTCGACCCACTGAGGCTCAAACTCGAGACCAGAGGAGGCTGCTGCTCTTCCTCTGCCCTACTGATTTCTGAGTGTGAACTGTCAGTGTCAGCCTCTTTTTAGGACCCGTCACTGTGATTCTCTGGCAAAGTTAGAAATGTATCCATGGGCCTACTTTGCATTATGTTACTAAAATGGTGGCTGCCACAAGCACCTCAGTAAGTTGAATCAAATTTTGCTTTGACCTCCGTAATTATTTTTGGAGCTCTGTtccccaaggaaaaaaaaatctaacttaaAACCCAGAGTTGGGATGTCTCATCTCACCCTGGGTGGCTCCGGGGTAGCCGAACGTCTGCTGGCATTTGTGATATCTGCCCTAGCAGCCATCATTGTAGTGTGTAAGCAACTCTACTCCTGAACAGCTGAATGGAGAATCGGACGGCGCCTGCTCTTCCACCTGCTGCCGGCCCCTGGCTTGCTCGGTCACAGCCCTCCGTGTGGGTCTCACTTAAACTCATGGGTGTGGCTGACTGGCAGATGGATCTAGGCTAGATTCTGGAACATTGTTTACCTGTTGGCAGAGACAGGATTCCATTTAGACCCAGGAGAGGCCCTATggctgtggtggcaaacctatggcacatgtgctaaaGAGGACCtgcagagccttctctgtgggcacatgaaCCATGGCCTGCtggagttcattactagaaagcagGGGGATTCTGGCAGAgctgcttccttctccctcttcacctgaggacattccttgcttcatctgcccagcagccccaTAGGAGagctccctcccctgtctggggtaaaggggtggggggggcaaCAGCACCgggtctttaaaaggtttgccatcactgtcctgtGGTCTCAAGCCTCGCTCCCAGAGTAGCTCCCTGGTGCTCATTAGCCTTGACTGGGGAGTCTCCAACAAGGGGAAAGATAGCTCGGATTGGGGAGATTCGTCCCTGTGACTTCTGGGGACCGCAAGAACAAGTTAGTCCTGCTTCCATATGGTGACTCAGCACAATTGGCATGCACCCCGGGTCTCCTCTTCACACAAAATGGGCCCATTTTTCGCTCTTTCCTCCCATGGCCTTGCCCAGACTCAGGATCTTTCCCAACTTGTGGCACCCAAATGAATTCACCTCAACTATTGGGACTGAGGACTTTTATTAAAAATTGTCTTATTCCCAAGGAGTTTGTAACTTGGTAAAGGACAAGGGGAGGGCCCATAGCAGGATAAAACAGCCTCAAAGCCATCTATACGATAGAATGTCCACATGCCTGGGAGCTGGCACAAAAGGATCTCCCAGAAGAGAAAAGGCACCATCTCTGGCTATGGAGGGTAGGGGGCTGGGGACGCCTGCGTCATACACCAGTCTGTGCGCCAGGGAGAAAGCTCCCTGGCCAAGCAGGCCAGGCCACCCACTCCCAGGTAGGCTTTAGCTTTCAGCATCTCCCACTGATATCCCTTGGATGTTCCCTGTCAAGCCACGCAGGATTCACTTACATTGGAGAGAAAACAAGGGGCCCCCTTGTGAGGCACGTCGAGAGCCAGTTTTTCTCTTTCCAGTCTGTGCTCGCTCACTGGCGTTTCCTTTGTGCTTAGGAGTACGATGAGCCGATTTTGAAACACCTGCAGGATATCAAAGTCAAGTTCTCTGACCCCGGGCAGCCCATGGTAAGTTTTGGGAGCTCCGCCTCGTGGGCTACGGCTAGGCCCTGCCATCTGCTGGATGTGCCCAGGCATCGGGGCCAGGCAAAGGACCTTTGTTAGAAGGATCTGAGGTGGATGCCTGGAGGCAGGCTACACGAGCGGGGGTGGGGTGCCCACTGCAGTTCAGGGGAAATCATAACAAGTAAAACGGAGAAGGCtgcagagaaagggagaagccCCATGGGAGGCCTGGACAAGACTAGTGGAGAGAGAAAACCAGCCAGAATGACCCCACTTCCACTCCTCACCAGTAGGTGGCAGTCTGCCCTTGCTCTAGGGCGTCATTCTGCCGCAACTACGCTCTGAAAGGGAGGCTTTAGGGAGCAAACGGAGCTGTGAGGGGCCTTAGATTCACCAGAGAAGGCTAAGCTGGGGGGCAGCAGAGTGAAAGCCCTGGGGCCAGCCGGGACCAGACAGACCCAACAGAGGATCCCCCACAGGGCTGAGGACTGGCTTTCTCCTTCCTTAGGATACTTGGGGAATGGCAGGGTGGTCTTTCCTGTGGCTTCTTGTGCCACCAGATGGCCATCTGGCATCCACCTGGGGAGGGGGGATACCCCATCTGACAAACCTGCAGAAAACCTAGGTGAAAAGGTGGGTGAAATGGAGGGAGTCCCCGACAGAGGCCAGGGACGGTACTGGGGTCATGAGCGCCTTCAGAAATCCTCGCCCTCCGGAATCATG
This genomic interval carries:
- the NAP1L4 gene encoding nucleosome assembly protein 1-like 4 isoform X1; protein product: MADTSNSEDVPSDSFETAKADKEKLTDQVMQNPQVLAALQERLENVSHTPSSYIETLPKAVKRRIDALKQLQVKCAHIEAKFYEEVHDLERKYAALYQPLFDKRRDFVTGDVEPTDAESEWPSENEEEEKLAGDLKSKVVIAEKEAPAEEPNPKGIPEFWFTIFRNVDMLSELVQEYDEPILKHLQDIKVKFSDPGQPMSFSLEFHFEPNDYFTNSVLTKTYKMKSEPDTTDPFSFEGPEIVDCEGCTIEWKKGKNVTVKTIKKKQKHKGRGTVRTVTKQVPNDSFFNFFSPIKVSGDGESLDEDSEFTLASDFEIGHFFRERIVPRAVLYFTGEAIEDDDNFEEGEEGEEEELEGEEEGEEEDEAENDPKRECGQPAECKQQ
- the NAP1L4 gene encoding nucleosome assembly protein 1-like 4 isoform X2 → MADTSNSEDVPSDSFETAKADKEKLTDQVMQNPQVLAALQERLENVSHTPSSYIETLPKAVKRRIDALKQLQVKCAHIEAKFYEEVHDLERKYAALYQPLFDKRRDFVTGDVEPTDAESEWPSENEEEEKLAGDLKSKVVIAEKEAPAEEPNPKGIPEFWFTIFRNVDMLSELVQEYDEPILKHLQDIKVKFSDPGQPMSFSLEFHFEPNDYFTNSVLTKTYKMKSEPDTTDPFSFEGPEIVDCEGCTIEWKKGKNVTVKTIKKKQKHKGRGTVRTVTKQVPNDSFFNFFSPIKVSGDGESLDEDSEFTLASDFEIGHFFRERIVPRAVLYFTGEAIEDDDNFEEGEEGEEEELEGEEEGEEEDEAENDPKV